In the genome of Candidatus Ornithobacterium hominis, the window TCTTCGCCAGTTTCTTGTAGCGTGACTTTGGCATTATAGAGCGGTTTTTCTTCTGCAGAGGTATGAACTGTCCCTGTGATTTTGGTTTGAGCAAAAGAAATCAAGCTCCATAAAAAAAGCATAATTAAAATGCAGTAGCGCATATTTTTTTCTTTAAATTTAATAATAAATAATCAAGGTAAAAAAAAATTCTTATATTTAAAATATGCAACGGTATAATTTCATTATAAAAATTTTAATTATTTTTCTAAGCCTTAAAAAATTTCATGCACAAGAAAACCAATTTCGGGCTGCTACTATTGGGTTTTACAACGTGGAAAATTTATTTGATACAATTCCATCAGCGGGTTTTGTCAATGGGAATTTAGATTATCAAGATGAATTTTATCATACCTCAATCTCTCAAGAAAAAATACCTGTACTCGATACAGTGAATTGCAAATGCCGCTATTCTGAAGAAAATTTAAAAGGAAAGCAAATTATTCGCCCATTGATTTTGGCAGAAGATTTTATTCCTACTGGGCCCAAAACTTGGACTAGCCAGCGTTACCAGCAAAAGATTGAAAATCTGAGCCAAGTTATCGCTAACTTAGGGCGAGACAAAACAAAAGATTTCCCTGTGCTAGTAGGTTTGGCTGAAGTTGAAAATAGAGAAGTAGTACAAGATTTAATTCATTCTAAGGCTTTAGAAAAAGCAGATTACGGGCTTGTTCACTTCAATTCTTGGGATGCACGCGGGATTGATGTAGCTTTGATTTATCAAAAAAAACGTTTTGTCGTTCACGAAAAGAAAAAAATCGAAGTAGAAGTTTATGATGAAAAAGGGGCTAGAGACTACACAAGAGATATTCTGAAAGTAGGGGGAGAGCTAGATGGAGAGCAAATTTATGTTTTTGTAAACCACTGGCCATCAAGGCGAGGCGGTGAAGCGGTAAGTTTCCCTAAACGAGAAAAAGCAGCTCAAGTTTTAAAAGCCGAAATGAGTGCGATTAAGGCTAAAAACCCATCAGTGAAGATTCTAGTGATGGGCGACTTTAATGATAACCCGACAGATGAAAGTATCACGAAAGTCTTAGGCGCTGGAGGGGAGTCAGAAAAATGGGTGAATCTGCTGCTCAGAGACTTTAGAAAAGGCAATGGGACTTTAGCGTATAGAGATTCTTGGAATTTATTTGACCAAATTATCGTGAGTAGAAATCTACTGCGTCAAGATTTTGAATCTTATCAAGTTTACCAAACAAGAATTTTTAAGCCTTATTATTTAGAGACAGCAACAGGAGCGTACAAGGGCTATCCGCAGAGGATGTTTGCTGGCGATCAGTACAATCCTCAAGGGGTTTCAGACCATTTTCCAGTTTATACGATTTTGCTTAAAAAAGTGAAATAGGCTTAAAATTTTTTAAGCCTTGAAAAATTTTATAGAATTTCGTACTGAATACGAATAACTCCCGTTACAGGGTCTGCAATTTTTTCAAAAGCAGCTTTGCTTAAATCAAATTTACGAGAACCCACATAAGGGCCGCGGTCATTGATGGTAACGATAACTTCTTTGCCGTTTTTGGGATTAATGATTTTCACACGCGTACCAAAAGGTAATTTTTTATTAGCTGCGGTTAATTCATACATGTTGTAAATTTCACCACTAGCCGTCTTTTTCCCATGGAATTTTTTTCCATACCACGAAACTTTGGCAGTTTTTAGTTCACTTTCAGTTTTCATTTCGTCAACTGAAGAAGGAGCTGATAATAGATTAAAAATCATATAGGTAGAAAGCGCAAGTGTCTTCATACTTCTATTTTTTTATGTTTAATAAGCGCCAAATTTATAGGTATGAAGATGTAATTTCCTTATAATGATTCTAAATAAGGTGAAAATTTTTGAGATTTAGAGAGCAACCCCCTTTTAATAAAGGAAAAAACGCAAGTCGTTAAACTTGCGTTAAAGAAAAATTATTTTGTTAATAATTCAAATTTTAAGGGTTTAATAGATTTTTGACCATATTTGCAATAGTCTTACCGTCAGCTTTCCCTGCCATTTTTTCGTTGGCAAGATTCATAATTTTCCCCATATCTTTCATGCTTTCTGCACCCACTTCTTGAATGATAGCAATTACCGCAGATTTGATTTCTTCATCACTCATTTGCTCTGGTAAAAAACGCTCGATCACTTCGGCTTGTTTTAATTCATTTTCAGCCATTTCTTTTCGGTTTTGACTTTCAAATTGTTCTGCGGCATCTTTTCGCATTTTAATTTGTTTTTGTAGCAATGCGATTTCAGTACTTTCATCTAGTTCGTCGCCAGAACCATCCGTTTTTGCCATCAAAATAGCTGACTTAATGGCTCGAAGTGCTTCTAGGGCAATTTTATCTTTTGCTTTCATGGCAGATTTCATTTCTGACATGATTTTTTCTTCTAATTTCATAATAAAGTTTTTAATCTACATTATCGTGTAAAAAATGATTAGGTCTGATTTTGATGTTATTATCAGAATCTTCATCTACAATATAGCGAGAAGGGCGTTCATGCTTATATTCAGATAATTTTATGCCATTTCTTTCATAGGCAGGAATTTCTTCCATTTCTTGTCTTTCTTTTAAGCTAGTTTTGAATTTGTAATTAAACTTTTTCAGGCGTTCTCTTCTTTCATTAATCTGCTGAGACAACTCATTTTCAAAATGACTTTTAATTTTCGGCTCTTCCTTCGTATCTACCTCTACTTCTTGAGTTTGGAATGTGTTTTTAGGAGATAGAGAAGTGTCCTGCTGTGGAGGTGTGAAATTGCTTTTGCTTTCACCGATTTTTAAATTTTCATTAGAGTTGTTAGTTTTTCGGGGAGCAAAATCACCTGCCGTTTCTTGATTTCTAAAATTTCTAGAAACAGAGGGCGTTTCAGGTTCATCATCCCAATCTTCATCCAAAGAAAAGAGCGTGTATTTGCTACTATTTTTTTCCATTAATTCATTTTCTGGCTCCTTAGGTTCAGGTTCATCTTGGTTGAAATTAATTTGATTTTCAGTTTCATAAACCTCATCTTTATAGCCTTTTTCTTCTGCTTCCAGTTGATTTATTATTTGGAAATTGAAAATATTTTCTTCTTCAGTTCCTTCTTCTTCAGAATATTCTTTGTTTGAATTTTCAGTAGCAGAAGATGCTGGCTTAGAATGTACTATATTATCTTCTGTTGCACTTTCTTTTTTATCTTTTTCTTTTTGTGAAATAGAGAAATGAATAGGTGTATGATGTTCATCTTCCAATGTATGAACAATGGTTTTATCTTCTTGCCCATTAAAATCTTGTTGCTCAAGCGGGAAACCTGTCGCTACGATAGTAACACTAATTTCATCACCTAAATCTTCATCTTCACCCATTCCCATGATGATATTAGCATTATTGCCAGCCTCGGTTTGGATGTAATCGTTTATGATGCCGATTTCATCCATTGTAATTTCATCATCACCAGAAACGATGAGCAGTAAGACATTTTTTGCACCTGTAATTTTATTATCGTTTAACAATGGAGAATCTAGAGCTGCTTCGATAGCCTTTTTGGCTTTACTTTCACCACTAGCTTTTGCTGAGCCCATGATAGCCGTGCCGCTATCAGCCAAAACGGTTTTGGCATCTCTCAAGTCAATATTGATGGAATATTCGTGTGTGATGACCTCTGCAATCCCTTTGGCTGCAGTAGACAGCACTTCGTCTGCTTTGGCAAAACCCGTTTTGTAACCTAGATTTCCATATAATTCACGGAGCTTGTCATTGTTTATAATGATGAGTGAATCTACACTAGAGCGTAATTTTTCAATACCTTCTTTGGCTTGGTCTAAACGTTTTCTACCTTCAAAAGAAAAAGGAGCTGTGCAAATGCCAACAGTCAAAATTCCCATTTCTCTAGCACATTTTGCAATAATGGGGGCAGCTCCTGTACCTGTCCCACCGCCCATTCCTGCCGTGATGAATACCATTTTGGTATTGCTGTCTAATATATTTTTAATATCATCTAAAGTTTCTAAGGCAGCTTGTTCACCTACTTCAGGATTTGCTCCTGCACCTAGACCTTCTGTGATGTTTGCTCCGAGTTGAATTTTGATAGGAACTGGGCTTTTATCTAGAGCTTGGGCATCAGTATTACTCACGATAAAGTCAACACCAGTAATTCCTTGCTCAAACATGTAATTCACCGCATTACTACCCCCACCGCCAACGCCAATGACTTTGATGGCAGCGCTTCTGTTTTTAGGCATTTCAAAATCCATATTGTTAAAATCCATAATTGGTAAATTTATTCAGTTTCGTTAATCATTTTAATAAATTTGTCAGTCCATTTAGAGAAAATACTAGATTTAGGCTTAAAGCTAGACTGCTCTCTTTCTGGCTTTTCTGATTTTTTGTTATCTACTTTTTTATCATCTGCTTTTTCCTCATTCAAAGGCTGTTCCGTTAAGCTATTTTGTTCAGCTTTATTTTCTGTAGGGAGACTTTCAGTAGTAAACTCTTCATCCTCCTTTTGGGCAAAGTATAACTCTTGCTCTTCTAGTTTTTCGATGCCTTTGAGTACGAGCCCCACGGCAGTAGCATATTCTGGGCTGTTGATTAAGTCCGATTGCCCGCTTGCCATATGCTCGTTGCTGTAGCCAATTCGCGTATCTAGACCAGTCAGGTACTCAGTCAATTGGCGAATATGCTTGAGTTTACTTCCTCCCCCAGTCAATACGATACCAGCAATTAATTTTTTCTTCTCCTCTTCACAGCCATAATGTCTCAATTCCATATAGACCTGCTCTAGAATTTCGTTCACACGAGCATGGATAATTTGGCTTAATTTCTTTAGTGATATTTCTTTAGGTTCCCTTCCTCTCAGTCCTGGGATGGCGACAATCTCTGTTTCTTTGTTCTCGCCTGGCCAAGCAGAGCCAAATTTCACCTTTAGCTGCTCAGCCTGTTTCTCGATGATAGAGCAACCAATTTTTATATCATCAGAAATCACATTCCCACCAAACGGAATCACAGAAGTATGACGAATGATGTTGTCTTTGAAAACAGCAATATCAGTTGTTCCGCCACCAATATCTACTAATGCAACACCAGCTTCTTTTTCTTCTTTGCTGAGCGATGCAGATGAAGAAGCAATAGGCTCTAAGGTAATACCAGCTAAATTAAGTCCAGCGCTCTTCACACAACGTGCAATATTTTTGATAGAAGTAATTTGCCCTACCACCACATGGAAATTAGCTTCTAAGCGACTGCCATACATACCCATTGGCTCGTGAATATCACCATCACTATCCACCTTAAATTCTTGGGGTAAAACATGAATGATTTCTTCGCCAGGCAACATAACTAATTTGTGTACTTGATTGATGAGTTTTTTAATGTCTTCTTCGTCAATCACTTCTTCAAAATTATTTCTAGTAATGTAGTCGCTGTGCTGTAAACTACGGATATGTTGCCCAGCTATTCCCACAGTCACATCAGTAATTTTGTACCCAGAGTCAGACTCTGCTTGTGCTACCGCTTCTTTGATGGAATTGATGGTTTGTGTAATATTGTTTACAACCCCACGGTGAACCCCCAAACTTTTAGAACGCCCAACGCCAATGATTTCCAGCTTGCCGTGTTCATTTTTTTGACCAACCATGACGACAATTTTGGTCGTTCCGATGTCTAATCCAACTGCTATTTTATTGTTTGTTTTTTTCATTCTATTTTTGTGCAACTATTTGGTTGATAAAATTCAAATTAAATCTCTTATAAGGAATACTGTCTGCTACAGCTAAAAACTCTCTATAAAAAACTTTAAAATTGTCTAATTTTCTATCCACATTTTCTAAATTCCCTAAGTCAAGAACATACCCACCATCCGCAGGCAACAAAATAAAGGAATTTCTACTATTTTTATGCGTTCCGACGATAAGGTTTTTCAACAAGTTATCCTCATTTATTTTTTGAACTAATTCGCTTATGAGAGCAAAGTCTACAGAATCCACTGGCCCATCTACCAGCATAACTTGAGTCGAATAATGCTGTGATAGTGGAATTCTTTTTCCTTCTTGCGTGATGTAGAACTGCTCTTTCCCCGTATTGACCCGCGCAATCGGTTTTTCTTGCTGAATATTGGTATGCAAAAAGCCGTTGTTTTCCAAAAAAACCTCCGCATTTTTGATGAAAGGATTTTTCTTTAAATTCTCTTCCATACGATTAATTTCCACGCTTTTCATAGCCATTTTGGGGAAATCTCGATGTGTTTCTCCTAAAATTTCTTTCACAACTTTTTCGGTAATGAAATAATTCCCATCAGCATAGTCAATTTTAGCAATTATATTTTTAATCTCTCGCTTCTCAAATTGTTTTTGAGAAAAAATCAAAAGAAAACCTAAAAAGACTAGGAACATAAGTATTTTAAGTAAGACCCATTTACGCTTCATCCTAAAATTTTTTAAGGCTTAAGAAATAATATTTTAAATCAAAAATTATCATGCTTCAATTCCCAATTTTTCAAAAATAATATTGACAATATCTCGGGTAGAGTAAGGCTTGCCTAATTTCAGGAAATTCTCACTCAATTTTTTTTGTTTATTGGTATCCGATAATAAATCTTGAATTACAGGCATTATAGAGCTTGAAATATTTTCATTAGCAATCATTATAGCTGCATTTTCATTTACCAAACTTCGTGCATTTTTCGTTTGGTGGTCTTCCGCAGCCGTAGGTAAAGGCACAAAAATAGTTGGTTTCCCGACTAAGCTCAGCTCAGAAATAGACATTGCACCAGCACGAGCCACGATTAAATCTGCGGCGGCATACGCCATGGGCATATCATAGATAAATTCCTTCAATTGAATTTTT includes:
- a CDS encoding endonuclease/exonuclease/phosphatase family protein, whose protein sequence is MQRYNFIIKILIIFLSLKKFHAQENQFRAATIGFYNVENLFDTIPSAGFVNGNLDYQDEFYHTSISQEKIPVLDTVNCKCRYSEENLKGKQIIRPLILAEDFIPTGPKTWTSQRYQQKIENLSQVIANLGRDKTKDFPVLVGLAEVENREVVQDLIHSKALEKADYGLVHFNSWDARGIDVALIYQKKRFVVHEKKKIEVEVYDEKGARDYTRDILKVGGELDGEQIYVFVNHWPSRRGGEAVSFPKREKAAQVLKAEMSAIKAKNPSVKILVMGDFNDNPTDESITKVLGAGGESEKWVNLLLRDFRKGNGTLAYRDSWNLFDQIIVSRNLLRQDFESYQVYQTRIFKPYYLETATGAYKGYPQRMFAGDQYNPQGVSDHFPVYTILLKKVK
- a CDS encoding septal ring lytic transglycosylase RlpA family protein — translated: MKTLALSTYMIFNLLSAPSSVDEMKTESELKTAKVSWYGKKFHGKKTASGEIYNMYELTAANKKLPFGTRVKIINPKNGKEVIVTINDRGPYVGSRKFDLSKAAFEKIADPVTGVIRIQYEIL
- a CDS encoding GatB/YqeY domain-containing protein, with translation MKLEEKIMSEMKSAMKAKDKIALEALRAIKSAILMAKTDGSGDELDESTEIALLQKQIKMRKDAAEQFESQNRKEMAENELKQAEVIERFLPEQMSDEEIKSAVIAIIQEVGAESMKDMGKIMNLANEKMAGKADGKTIANMVKNLLNP
- the ftsZ gene encoding cell division protein FtsZ, which translates into the protein MDFNNMDFEMPKNRSAAIKVIGVGGGGSNAVNYMFEQGITGVDFIVSNTDAQALDKSPVPIKIQLGANITEGLGAGANPEVGEQAALETLDDIKNILDSNTKMVFITAGMGGGTGTGAAPIIAKCAREMGILTVGICTAPFSFEGRKRLDQAKEGIEKLRSSVDSLIIINNDKLRELYGNLGYKTGFAKADEVLSTAAKGIAEVITHEYSINIDLRDAKTVLADSGTAIMGSAKASGESKAKKAIEAALDSPLLNDNKITGAKNVLLLIVSGDDEITMDEIGIINDYIQTEAGNNANIIMGMGEDEDLGDEISVTIVATGFPLEQQDFNGQEDKTIVHTLEDEHHTPIHFSISQKEKDKKESATEDNIVHSKPASSATENSNKEYSEEEGTEEENIFNFQIINQLEAEEKGYKDEVYETENQINFNQDEPEPKEPENELMEKNSSKYTLFSLDEDWDDEPETPSVSRNFRNQETAGDFAPRKTNNSNENLKIGESKSNFTPPQQDTSLSPKNTFQTQEVEVDTKEEPKIKSHFENELSQQINERRERLKKFNYKFKTSLKERQEMEEIPAYERNGIKLSEYKHERPSRYIVDEDSDNNIKIRPNHFLHDNVD
- the ftsA gene encoding cell division protein FtsA, translating into MKKTNNKIAVGLDIGTTKIVVMVGQKNEHGKLEIIGVGRSKSLGVHRGVVNNITQTINSIKEAVAQAESDSGYKITDVTVGIAGQHIRSLQHSDYITRNNFEEVIDEEDIKKLINQVHKLVMLPGEEIIHVLPQEFKVDSDGDIHEPMGMYGSRLEANFHVVVGQITSIKNIARCVKSAGLNLAGITLEPIASSSASLSKEEKEAGVALVDIGGGTTDIAVFKDNIIRHTSVIPFGGNVISDDIKIGCSIIEKQAEQLKVKFGSAWPGENKETEIVAIPGLRGREPKEISLKKLSQIIHARVNEILEQVYMELRHYGCEEEKKKLIAGIVLTGGGSKLKHIRQLTEYLTGLDTRIGYSNEHMASGQSDLINSPEYATAVGLVLKGIEKLEEQELYFAQKEDEEFTTESLPTENKAEQNSLTEQPLNEEKADDKKVDNKKSEKPEREQSSFKPKSSIFSKWTDKFIKMINETE
- a CDS encoding cell division protein FtsQ/DivIB, yielding MKRKWVLLKILMFLVFLGFLLIFSQKQFEKREIKNIIAKIDYADGNYFITEKVVKEILGETHRDFPKMAMKSVEINRMEENLKKNPFIKNAEVFLENNGFLHTNIQQEKPIARVNTGKEQFYITQEGKRIPLSQHYSTQVMLVDGPVDSVDFALISELVQKINEDNLLKNLIVGTHKNSRNSFILLPADGGYVLDLGNLENVDRKLDNFKVFYREFLAVADSIPYKRFNLNFINQIVAQK